In Methanobrevibacter ruminantium, one genomic interval encodes:
- a CDS encoding vWA domain-containing protein, whose translation MDNESIKIKIQDHDKISGTEKLNKNQNNVKGGNDMENENKTVVNDYNDEKLANIGIEEEMDLFFILDRSGSMGGSERDTINGFNAFIEKQAVKNQNIRVTTILFDDEYQVLYSRKPISEVKPLTEKEYNVRGCTALLDSIGKTVNSYKNRVGSAMCIITSDGYENSSREFNRDQIRRIIEKSGWEFVFIGADIDS comes from the coding sequence ATGGATAATGAAAGTATAAAAATCAAGATTCAGGATCATGACAAAATTTCCGGTACTGAAAAATTAAACAAAAATCAAAACAATGTAAAAGGGGGAAATGATATGGAAAATGAAAACAAAACTGTTGTAAATGACTACAATGATGAAAAACTTGCAAATATTGGAATTGAAGAGGAAATGGATTTATTCTTTATTTTAGACAGAAGCGGATCTATGGGGGGCAGTGAAAGGGACACCATTAATGGATTCAATGCTTTCATTGAAAAGCAAGCAGTGAAAAACCAAAACATTCGTGTAACCACCATTCTCTTTGATGATGAGTATCAGGTCTTGTACTCCAGAAAACCTATCTCTGAAGTGAAACCACTTACTGAAAAGGAGTACAACGTTAGAGGATGTACCGCTTTGCTCGATTCAATTGGAAAAACTGTAAACTCCTATAAAAACAGAGTAGGTTCTGCTATGTGCATCATCACTTCTGATGGATATGAAAACTCTTCCAGAGAGTTCAATAGGGACCAAATCAGGAGAATTATTGAAAAAAGCGGATGGGAATTCGTATTTATCGGTGCGGATATAGATTCATAG